Genomic window (Candidatus Vicinibacter proximus):
ATTGCTTTTTTGTACCACTTTTGGATTTTAAAGGAAATAATTCTAAAGTAATTCGCTGGTTTGTCATCAATCAATGATTTTATGCTTCCGGATAAACTGCCCTGGCAAGCAATGGAAGGATGTGCCCACCAAATATTGAGGATATTTTTTTCAGAGCAAAGGTTATGAAACCAATCAATAGGTAAAGAACATTTGTGTTGATTAATTTCATTCAGCATATTCATTGCTGCTTTCAGATCAATTAGATAGGCACCCGCCATTCTACCCATTTTTTTGGGATATAAGAATTGATCACGGTTTCGCTCACTTCCTTTAACGTATTTCAAATTGGAATCTTCCAGTGAAATTAGATAATTTGAATTATTATTCCTTTCTATTTCAATATATATCTTTCCTAAGACGTCCTCAAAGTTAGCA
Coding sequences:
- a CDS encoding glycosyltransferase family 25 protein, which encodes MSNTNTFIIHVSTAIERERHMLQQISGRNLSYQFILDGDKDQLNEKILDKYFTGGMRQISNGTSCAYKHILAYETMIENNIRHALVLEDDIELDANFEDVLGKIYIEIERNNNSNYLISLEDSNLKYVKGSERNRDQFLYPKKMGRMAGAYLIDLKAAMNMLNEINQHKCSLPIDWFHNLCSEKNILNIWWAHPSIACQGSLSGSIKSLIDDKPANYFRIISFKIQKWYKKAIYSIR